TGAGCGCGATTCGGCGCGCCTGTTCACACCTGTCGGACGATGGGTCTACCGTCGAATTCTGTGACCCGCGCCAGCGACGATACGGAGCGCAGCGACGGAGGGGTACCTCACGCTTGGGGGGGAGAGGAGCGGCGCAGATGACCTCAGCCGAACCGGCCCCCTTCCGCGAGGCGGTAGCAGCGATGAATGCCGTCAACGTGCGGCCGGAGATCGAGCTTGGGCCCATCCGCCCACCGCAGCGGCTGGCGCCGTACAGTTACGCGCTGGGAGCCGAGGTCAAACATCCCGACCTCGACGTCGTCCCGGAACGATCCGAGGGAGACGCATTCGGGCGGCTGATCCTCTTGTACGACCCGGAGGGCTCCGACGCTTGGGACGGCACGATCCGCCTGGTCGCCTACATCCAGGCCGACCTGGACTCGCACGAGGCCATCGACCCGCTGCTGCCCGACGTGGCGTGGAGTTGGCTGGTCGAGGCGCTCGAGTCGCACACCGAGCACATGACCGCCCTTGGCGGCACCGTCACCGCCACCACATCGGTGCGCTACGGCGACATCTCCGGACCGCCGCGCGCCCACCAGCTGGAGCTGCGGGCGTCGTGGACGGCGACCACCCCCGAACTGGGCAGCCACGTCGAGGCGTTCTGCGACGTTCTCGAGCACGCCGCGGGCCTGCCGCCGGCCGGGGTCACCGACCTGAGCTCCCGGTCACGCGCCTGACATGTGCCCCGAGCTGTCTCCGCGGGGGACCGATCTGCCGGGCAGCACTGAACCCGACCCCACCCCGCTGATGCACCCCGCTGATGGGATACCGGAGCTCTCCGTGACCGTCAGCCAGATCGAAGCGGCCGCAGCGCTCCTGGACCACGGCACGGGACCCTTTGCCGTGGACGCCGAGCGGGCATCGGGCTTCCGATACTCCAACCGTGCCTACCTGATCCAGATACGGCGGGCCGGCGCGGGCACCGTGCTCATCGACCCGGTCAGCCACGGCGGTGATCCGCTGACCGTGCTGCGGCCCGTCGCCGAGGTGCTCGGCCAGGGCGAGTGGATCGTGCACTCCGCCGATCAAGACCTGCCGTGTCTGGCCGAGGTCGGCATGCGACCGTCGGCGCTGTACGACACCGAGCTGGCCGGACGCCTGGCCGGATTCGACCGGGTGAACCTGGCGACCATGGTCCAGCGGCTCCTGGGCCTGGGGTTGGCGAAGGGGCATGGCGCGGCCGACTGGTCCCGGCGACCGCTGCCGCCGGCGTGGCTCAACTACGCGGCCCTGGACGTGGAGCTGCTCATCGAACTGCGTGCGGCAATTTCAGCGGTGTTGGCCGAGCAAGGCAAAACCAGATGGGCCACGGAGGAATTCGAATATCTGCGGACCTTAGGCGAACGTGGGAGCCCGCCCGCCCGACGCGATCGCTGGCGCCGGACGTCGGGCCTGCACAGGGTGCGGGATCGGCGAGGCCTGGCGGCGGTTCGCGAGTTGTGGCTGGCGCGCGACCGCATCGCCCAGCGTCGCGATATCGCGCCCCGCCGGATCCTGCCGGATTCGGCCATCATCGAGGCCGCGATCGCCGACCCGAAGACGATCGACGATCTGGCGGCGTTGCCAGTGTTCGGTGGACGCAATCAGCGTCGCAGCGCCGCGCTGTGGTTGGCGGCGCTGGAAGCGGCCCGGGAAAGCCGAGATCTGCCCGAGGAAGTCGAGCAGACGAACGGGCCGCCGCCGCCGGCGCGGTGGGGCAGGCGAAAACCGGAGGCCGCCGCACGCCTGGATGCGGCCCGCACGGCGCTCGCGCGGTTGTCGCAACGGGTGAGGGTGCCGATCGAGAACCTGGTGCCACCCGACCTGGTGCGACGGCTGTGCTGGGAGTGGGAGGGCGCCTCTGACCCCGTCACGGCTGTCGAGGAGTACTTGCGCGCCGGCCAGGCGCGGGCGTGGCAACGAGAACTCGTGGTGCCGATCCTGGCCGCGGCGGTGACACGGGCTGCCGACACCGGCGCCGAGACCGACGAGAACTCCTAGTCCAGCTGTTCGCGGATCTCGGCTACGGCCGGGTTGTCGGACGCGCAGGCTCCCAGCGCGGCGACCCAGCCGGTGATCCGGCGGGCCACGTCCTGGTCGGTGAGCCCCAGATCGGCCAACACCTCACCCCGTGACGCGTGGTCGTAGAACTCCTGCGGCAGCCCGACGTCGCGGCACGGCACGTCGATCTCGGCGCGCCGCAACGCGGCCGACACCGCAGCACCCACACCGCCGTTGACCCCGTTGTCCTCCAGCGTGACGAGCAGCTTGTGCTCGATGGCCAGTTCGCGCAGACCATCGCACACCGGCAACACCCAACGCGGGTCGACCACCGTCACGCCGATCCCCTGGTTGTGCAGCCGCTTGGCCACCGCCACCGCCATCGACGCGAACGCACCGACCGCCACCAGCAGCACGTCGTGATTCAAGCCGGCCGCCGGCACCGCGAGCACGTCCACGCCAGCGCGCCGCTCGAGGGCCGGAATATCTTCCCCCACATCGCCTTTGGGAAACCGTATCGCCGTTGGGCCGTCGTCGACGTCGAGTGCCTCACCGAGTTCCTCGCGCAACCGGGTGCCGTCCCGGGGTGCAGCCACCCGGATGCCGGGCACGATGTCCAGCATCGACAAGTCCCACATGCCGTTGTGGCTGGCGCCGTCCGACCCCGTGATCCCGGCCCGGTCGAGCACCATGGTGACGGGCAGCTTGTGCAGCGCTACGTCCATCATGATCTGGTCGAACGCCCGGTTGAGGAACGTCGAATAGATCGCCACGACGGGATGCATCCCGCCCATCGCCAGCCCGGCCGCCGACGTGATCGCGTGTTGCTCGGCGATGCCGACGTCGAACAACCGATCCGGAAAACGCTGCCCGAACGCCGCCAGCCCGGTGGGCCCGGGCATGGCGGCGGTGATGGCCACGATGTCGCGGCGCTTCTTGCCGTAGTCGATGAGGGCGTCGGAAAACGTCGCCGTCCAGCCGGGACCGCCGATCTTGGTGGCCTGGCCGGTGGCCGGGTCGATCACCCCGCAGGAATGCATCTGTTCGGCCTCGTCGTCCTCGGCCGGCGGGTAGCCCATCCCCTTGCGGGTGACAACGTGCACGATCACCGGGCGGCCGAAGCCGCGGGCCTTGCGCAGCGCGACCTCCACCGCCCGTTCGTCGTGGCCGTCGACCGGGCCGACGTACTTCAGCCCGAGATCGGTGAACAGCAGCTGCGGCGACAGCGAGTCCTTGATACCCGCTTTCACGCTGTGCAGGAAGTGGTAAAAGACCTCTCCAATGAGCGGCACCGCGCGCACCACGTTGCGGCCCTTCTCCAGCGCCTGCTCGTAGACCGGCTGCAGCCGCAGCGTGGCTAGGTGGTCGGCGACGCCCCCGATCGTCGGCGCGTAGCTGCGGCCGTTGTCGTTGACGACGATGATCACCGGCCGGCGGGAAGCGGCGATATTGTTCAGCGCCTCCCAGCACATACCGCCGGTGAGAGCGCCGTCGCCGACCACCGCGACCACGTGCCGGTTGCGGTGCCCGGTCAGCTCGAACGCCTTGGCCAAGCCGTCGGCATAGGACAGCGCGGCGCTGGCGTGGCTGGACTCGACCCAGTCGTGTTCGCTCTCCGCGCGAGATGGATAGCCCGACAGCCCGCCCTTCTTGCGCAGGCTCTCGAAGTCCTGGCAGCGCCCGGTCAGCATCTTGTGCACGTAGGCCTGGTGACCGGTGTCGAAGATGATCGGATCGTGCGGCGAGTCGAATACCCGGTGCAGCGCCAGCGTCAGTTCGACGACGCCGAGGTTCGGCCCCAGGTGACCCCCGGTGGCAGCAACCTTGTGGATCAGGAACTCACGGATCTCGGAAGCCAGATGCCGCAGCTGCTGTTGGGAAAGGTGCTGCAGATCAGCGGGCCCGCGGATCTGTTCCAGCATCCCGTTAGTCTACGCAGCCACCGCAAGGGTCGGTCCCATGAAGCGGGTACCGACACCGCGTCTTTGGTAGCGTCGGTCGGCGGTGAGCCGGGAAGCCTGGTCGGCATCAGTGTCCCGCAACCCCGGAGTTTGCCGTGAGTCTCGACATCGCCCAGACCACACCTGTGATCCAGACGTATCGTCACAACATGCGTGCCGAGGAATTCGCCGAAGACTTTCCCGTTGTCACGATCGATTCGAACGCGCTGGATGCGGCCCGCTTGCTCGCCGAGCACCGGCTGCCGGGACTCCTGGTCACCGACACGTCGGGAAAGCCGTACGCCGTGCTGCCTGCCTCCCAGGTGGTGCGATTCATCGTGCCCCGCTACATCCAGGACGATCCCTCGCTAGCCGGCGTGCTCAACGAATCGACGGCCGACCGGGCCGCGGAAAAGTTGGGTGGCAAGAAGGTCCGCGATGTGTTGCCGGACCGCCTTGTCGACGTTCCCTCGGTCAATGCCGACGACACCATCATCGAGGTGGCCGCCGCCATGGCACGGCTGCGAAGTCCGCTGCTCGCGGTGGTCAAAGAGGGACGATTACTCGGGGTGATCACGGCATCGCGCCTCCTCGGGGCGGCGCTGGAACATTGATCCCCGCGGATGCAGTGACAAATCTGCTGCGGACAGCAGCGCAGGAAACCCGATGAGCGTCATCGCGGTCGCCGTGTTCGTGGTGGCCTATGCGCTGATCGCCTCCGAACGTGTCAACAAGACGCTGGTGGCCCTGGTGGGCGCGGCGATGATGACCGCCCTGCCGGTGATCAATTCCCACGAAGTGTTCTACTCCCGTGAGACCGGAATCGATTGGGACGTCATCTTTTTGCTGCTGGGCATGATGATCATCGTCGGCGTGCTGCGGCAAACCGGGGTGTTCGAATACGTCGCGATCTGGGCGGCCAAACGCGCCGGCGGCTCCCCGTTGCGTATCATGATCCTGCTGGTGTTGGTCACCGCCGTTGCGTCGGCCTTGCTGGACAACGTGACAACGGTGTTATTGGTCGCGCCGGTCACGCTGCTGGTGTGTGACCGGCTGGCTATCAACGCGGCGCCGTTCTTGATAGCGGAAGCGTTCGCCTCCAACATCGGCGGCGCGGCGACGTTGGTCGGCGACCCGCCCAACATCATCATCGCCAGCAAGGCGCGATTGTCGTTCAACGACTTTCTGATCCACCTGGCCCCGGTTGTGATCGTCGTGCTGATCGTCCTCATCGCCGTGCTGCCGCGCCTGTTTCCCGGCGCGTTCGCCGTCGACCCCGAGCGGGTTTCCGATGTCATGTCGCTCGAAGAGAAAGAGGCCATCCACGATCACGGGCTGCTCATCAAGTGCAGCGCCGTCCTGGTGGCGTTATTCGCCGCGTTCATCGCCCACGCGCAGGTGCACATGGAGCCCGCCATCGTGGCGCTGCTCGGGGCCGGCATTCTGATCACGGTCTCGGGGCTGCACCGATCCGATTACCTGTCCAGTGTCGAGTGGGACACGCTGCTGTTCTTCGCCGGCCTGTTCATCATGGTCGGGGCGTTGGTGCAGACCGGCGTCGTCAAACAGCTCGCACGGCTGGCCGTGACCGCGACCGGCGGCAACACGTTGTTGGCGACGATGGTGATCCTCGCGGCGTCATTGGTGATCAGTGGCGTCGTCAACAACGTCCCGTACGCCGCGACAATGGCGCCCATCGTCGCCGAGCTGGCACCATCCCTGGTGGACCACATCAACCCGCAGGTGCTGTGGTGGGCACTTGCCCTCGGCACCGACTTCGGCGGCAACCTCACCGCCGTCGGGGCCAGCGCCAACGTCGTCATCCTCGGTATCGCCGGGCGCGCGGACAATCCCATTTCCTTCAGGGAATTCACCAGCAAGGGCGCGGTGGTCACGGTGATGTCCCTCGCGGTCGGCGCGATCTATCTCTGGTTGCGCTACTTCGTGCTGAGCTGACCGTTGCACATAACGACGATGAGCCTCTTGAAGATTCGAAAGGACAGCCCGTGAGCGTCATCGCGATCGCGGTGTTCGTAGTCAGCTATGTGCTCATCGCCGGCGATCGGGTCAACAAGACCCTGGCGGCGCTCGGGGGCGCGGCGATCATGGTCGCCACCGGGATCGTCAGCACCCACGACGTGTTCTACTCCCACGAGACCGGAATCGATTGGGACGTCGTCTTTTTGCTGCTGGGCATGATGATCATCGTCGGCGTGCTGCGGCAAACCGGGGTGTTCGAATACGTCGCGATCTGGGCCACCAAACGCGCCGGCGGCTCCCCGTTGCGCATCATGATCCTGCTGGTGCTGGTGATGGCGGTCGGATCGGCCTTGCTGGACAACGTGACCACCGTGTTGTTGATCGCCCCGGTCACGCTGCTCGTGTGTGACCGGCTGGCTATCAACGCGGCGCCGTTCTTGATGGCCGAAGTGTTCGCCTCCAACATCGGGGGCGCGGCGACGTTGGTCGGCGACCCGCCCAACATCATCATCGCCAGCCGCGCGGGGTTGACGTTCAACGACTTTCTCGTCCACATGGCACCGATCATCGTTATCGTCGTCGCTGTGCTCGTCGCACTCCTACCGCGCCTGGTCGGCACCTGCTCCGTCGACCCCGAGCGAGTCGCCGACGTGATGTCGCTCGAAGAGCGCGAGGCCATCCGCGATCCCGGGCTGCTGATCAAGTGCGGCGTCGTGCTGGTGTTGGTATTCACCGGATTCGTCGCCCATCCGGTGCTGCACATCGAGCCGTCCGCGGTGGCGCTGCTGGGCGCCGGCGTCCTCATCGTGATCTCCGGGCTGCCGCGTTCCGAGTACCTGTCCAGCGTCGAGTGGGAGACGCTGCTGTTTTTCGCCGGCCTGTTCATCATGGTCGGGGCCTTGGTGAAGACCGGTGTCGTCGACAAGCTGGCGCGGGCAGCGACCGAGGTGACGGGCGGCAACGGGTTGCTCACGGTGCTGCTCATCCTCGGCGTCTCGGCTCCGGTGTCCGGCATCATCGACAACATTCCCTACGTCGCCACGATGTCACCGATCGTCACCGAGCTGGTCGCGGTCATGCCGGGCCACGTCGACCCCGACACGCTGTGGTGGGCGCTGGCGCTGGGCGCCGATCTGGGCGGCAACCTGACCGCCGTCGGGGCCAGCGCCAACGTCGTCATGCTCGGAATCGCCCGGCGCGCCGGCGCTCCCATCTCATTCTGGGAATTCACCCGCAAGGGCTTGGTGGTCACCGCGATCTCGCTCGCGCTCACCGCGGTCTACCTGTGGCTGCGTTACTTCGTGTTGAGCTGAGGGGCAGGCGCCGCAGCGGCGATCAACGGGCCAGCAGCGCGACGCACTCGGTGTGATGGGTCAACGGGAAGGCATCGAAGACCCTGATCTTCTCGACGGCGTAACCGCGGCCGACGTAGAGTCCGATATCGCGAGCGAAAGACGCTGCCTCACAACCGATATGCACCACCCGTGGTACCCCGACCGCGGCGAGTAGGTCGATGACGTCGCGCCCGGCCCCGGATCGCGGCGGATCCAGCACCGCGACATGAGCTCTCGAGGCTTCGGCTTGTTGCGCCAACAGCGCGCGCCGCACCGAATCGGTGACGACGTCCACTTGCGGCATGTCGATGAGCGCGGCACGCGCGGCCCCCGATGACCCGCGCGAGGTGTCGACCGTCAGCACGCGCCCCGACTCCCCTACCGCCTCACCGAGCACCGCGGCGAAAACCCCCGCGCCGCCGTAGAGGTCCCAGGCGGTCATGCCGGCGGCCGGTTGTGCCCAGTCGGCGATCAGTCTGCTGTAGACCTCCGCCGCTTCGCGGTGTGCCTGCCAGAAGGCGGTCACCGGGACCCGCCAGCTGCGCCCACCCACCCGTTGCGCCGCCTGGTAGTTTCCCTCCACCACCGTGGTCGCGGTGCGCCGGCCCTGCCTCAGGCTGCGCACCACATGGCGCCGCCCGTCGTCGTCGACGGCCACGTGCAGCTTCGCGCCCGGCGGCCAATCGGACGCTGCGAGTCCATCCAACATGCCGGCGGGCAACTGCCCGCAACGCAGGTCGGTCACCAGCTCGTCGCTGTGGTAGCGGTGGAAACCCGGGCGACCGTCTGTCCCGACCTCGAGCCGGACCCGGGTGCGCCAGCCCGTGGGGCCGCCATCCGAAAGCGGTTCAGCCTCACCGGACCAGTGGTGTCCGCCCAGCCGCGCCAGCTGATTGGCCACAACTTGAGCTTTGAGCGCGCGGGCCGGCTCGGGGGCCGCGAACGCCAGGTCGCAACACCCTGCGCCGTCTACCCCGGCGATCGGGCACAGCGACGCGATCCGGTCGGCCGACGCGTCGACAATCTCGAAGGCCTCTGCGTGCCAATACGAACCACAATCGGCGGTGACCCGCACCCGAACCCGTTCGCCGGGCAACGCATAGCGGACGAAGATCACCCGGCCCTCGTCGTGCGCTACGCAGCTGCCGCCGTTCGCGGGGGCGCCGGTGACCACCGTCAGCTCCCGGCCCGCGGATTCTCTGGTCAATCGCGCCGCTCCTCTTCATCGCTTCGCTCTGCATCGTCGTCGGCGCGGGTCAATCGCGCCGCTCCTCTTCATCGCTTCGCTCTGCATCGTCGTCGGCGCGGGTCAATCGCGCCGCTCCTCTTCATCGCTTCGCTCTGCATCGTCGTCGGCGCGGGTCAATCGCGCCGCTCCTCTTCATCGCTTCGCTCTGCATCGTCGTCGGCGCGGGTCAATCGAATATTCCCCGGCGGGCGTCACCCGGAGCCACATGCGGCTGCAGAGTCTTGACCCGCTCAGACGAAGTCAGTTGCCAGGGAACCGAAGTCACCATCACCCCGGGCATGAACAGCAGGCGGCCCTTGAGGCGCAGCGCGCTCTGGTTGTGCAGCAACTGCTCCCACCAGCGGCCCACCACATACTCCGGGATGAACACCGTCACCACGGTGCGCGGAGACTCCTTGCTGACCCGTTTGACGTAATCGAGCACCGGACGGGTGATCTCCCGGTACGGCGAGGCGATGACCTTTAGCGGCACGCTGATGTCACTCTCCTCCCATTGGTGCACCAACTCCCTGGTTTCCGCGTCGTCGACGCTGACCGTGACAGCCTCAAGCACGTCGGGACGGGTCGCTCGCGCATAGGCCAGTGCCCGCCGTGTCGGCAGGTGCAACTTCGACACCAGCACGACGGCGTGATTGCGGCTGGGCAAAACCATCTGGTATTCCTCTGCCGCGGCCTGTTCCGCCAGTTCCTGGTTGACGCTGTCATAGTGCTTGTGGATCAGCTTCATCATGATGAACAGCGCGCCCATAGCGACAATCGCGATCCACGCCCCCACAAGGAACTTCGTGATCAGCACGATGAATAGGACCGTGCCGGTGGACAGCAAGCCGACCGTGTTCACCACCCGCGAGCGGATCATCCTGCGGCGCGCCGAAGGATCGGTCTCGGTGCGAAGCAACCGGGTCCAGTGCCGGACCATGCCGATCTGGCTCAGCGTGAACGAGATGAACACGCCCACGATGTACAGCTGGATCAGGGCGGACAGCTCGGCGCGGAACGCGACAACCGCCCCGATCGCCGAGGCCGACAGGAACAGGATCCCGTTGGAGAACGCCAGCCGGTCCCCGCGGGTGTGCAGTTGGCGGGGGAGGTAGCTGTGCTGCGCTAACACCGAGCCGAGCACCGGGAAGCCGTTGAAGGCGGTATTGGCGGCTAGCACCAGGATCAGCGCGGTCACCCCGGCGATCAGCAAGAACCCGAGGTGAAAGCCGCCGAACACGGCCTGCGCCAGCTGCGCGACCAGCGTCTTCTGTTGATAGCCCGGCGGGGCGCCCGTCAGCTGCGTGTCGGGATCGTCGACAACTTGGACCCCTGTCTTGATGGCCAGCACGATCATGCCCATGAACATGCTCACCGCGATGATGCCCAGCATCAACAACGTGGTCGCCGCGTTACGCGACTTGGGCTTCTGGAACGCCGGCACCCCGTTGCTGATCGCCTCGACACCGGTCAGCGCCGCGCACCCCGAGGAGAACGAGCGCGCCACCAGGAACACCAGCGCGAATCCGACGACCGTGCCGTGTTCGGCGTGCATTTCGAAACCCGCGGACTCGGCGCGCACCGGATTTCCCAACACGAAAATCCGGAACAGCCCCCAACCGAGCATCGTGCCGATTCCGGCGATGAAGGCATAGGTCGGGATGGCGAACGCCACTCCGGATTCGCGGACCCCGCGCAGGTTCATCGCCATGATCAGCACGATCGCGCCGACCGCACACAACACCTTGTGTTCGTACACGAACGGGCTCACAGAGCCGATGTTCGACATCGCCGAAGCTATCGAAACCGCAACGGTGAGAACGTAATCCACCATCAGCGCACTGGCAACCACGAGGCCGGCGGTGTCCCCCAGGTTGGTGGTGACGACCTCGTAGTCACCGCCGCCGGAGGGGTAGGCATGCACGTTCTGCCGGTAGCTGGACACAACGACGAGTAAGACCGCGGCGACCGCCAGGCCTATCCACGGCGCCATCGAGTAGGCAGCCAGGCCGGCCACCGAGAGCACCAGGAAGATCTCCTCGGGAGCGTAGGCAACCGACGACATCGCGTCTGAGGCGAACACCGGCAAGGCGATCCGCTTGGGCAGCAGCGTGTGACTCAGCCGGTCGCTGCGAAATGGCCTGCCGATCAGCAGCCTGCGCGCAGCGGTTGAAAGTTTGGACACGAGAGCCAAGAGTAAGCCCCCGCGGCTTTGGCGGTAGCGTTCCCTAGGCGGGAATGTTCCGGACCGAAATCGGCTGGCCAACGGGGATTGCCGAGTGAACGGGACGCGCAGGGACGCAGCCGAGAGGATCTCAGGTGCGAGTGGTAGTGATGGGGTGCGGCCGGGTGGGTTCATCGGTAGCCGATGGACTGTCCCGGATCGGCCACGATGTCGCGGTCATCGACCGCGACAGCACGGCTTTCAATCGGCTCAGCCCGGAGTTCGCGGGCGAGCGGGTGCTGGGTCAGGGATTCGACCGAGACGTGCTGCTGCGGGCGGGCATCGAGGAGGCCGACGCGTTCGCCGCGGTGTCCTCCGGCGACAATTCCAACATCATCTCGGCACGGTTGGCCCGGGAGACCTTTGGGGTGAAGCGCGTCGTCGCACGAATTTACGATGCCAAGCGCGCGGAGGTCTACGAGCGCCTCGGCATCCCCACGATCGCCACCGTGCCCTGGACCACCGACCGCCTGCTCAATGCCCTGCTCAAGGAGACCGAGACCGCCAAGTGGCGCGATCCGACCGGTACCGTCGCCGTCTGCGAGGTCGTCTTGCACGAGGATTGGGCGGGGCATCGGGCCACCGACCTGGAGCAGGCCACCGGCGCCCGGATTGCGTTCTTGATCCGCTTCGGGACCGGTGTGTTACCCGAACCCAAGACGGTCCTGCAGGCCGGCGATCAGGTCTACGTCGCCGCGATATCCGGTCGCGCCGCCGAGGCGGTCGCCATCGCGGCGTTGCCGCCCAGTGAGGACCTCGAGACAGGACCTGGCCGCAAATGAAGCGCGGCACGAAGACGCCGGCGAAGCCGGGGTGAAGGAGTGGCGCACATGAAGGTAGCTGTCGCCGGAGCGGGCGCGGTCGGCCGCTCGGTCACCCGCGAACTCGTCGAAAACGGACACGAAATCACCCTGATCGAACGCAACCCCGAGCACCTTGAAGCCGACGCCATACCGACCGCACATTGGCGACTGGGCGATGCCTGCGAGCTGAGCCTGCTGGAGTCCATCCACCTCGAGGACTTTGACGTCGTGGTCGCCGCCACCGGCGACGACAAGGTCAACGTGGTGCTCAGCCTGCTGGCCAAGACCGAATTCGCGGTCCCGCGAGTGGTAGCCCGGGTCAACGATCCCCGCAACGAGTGGCTGTTCACCGACGCCTGGGGGGTCGACGTGGCCGTATCCACGCCGCGCATGCTGGCGTCCCTGATCGAGGAGGCCGTCGCCGTCGGCGACCTGGTGCGACTGATCGAATTCCGCCGGGGTCAGGCCAACTTGGTCGAAATCACCCTGCCCGACGACACGCCGTGGGGCGGCAAGCCGGTGCGCAAACTGCAGCTGCCCCGGGATGCCGCGCTGGTGACGATCCTGCGTGGGCCGCGAGTCATCGTGCCGGAGGCCGATGAGCCGCTGGAAGGTGGCGACGAGTTGCTCTTCGTCGCGGTCACCGAGGTCGAGGAGGAGCTGCGTCAGCTGCTGTTGCCGGCAACCTAGCCCGACGACGGCGAGCGCCGGAACGGCGCGAGCAAGGAATCGGGCAATCGGTCCTAGCCCGACGACGGCGAGCGCCGGAACGGCGCGAGCAAGGAATCGGGCAATCGGTCCCAGCCCGACGACGGCGAGCGCCGGAACGGCGCGAGCAAGGAATCGGGCAATCGGTCCCAGCCGCCAGAACTACTCGCGGCCGGTGTCAGTGTTGAGGTCAGCGTCGCCCGTCGCAGCTGCGGCGTCATGGGGCGCAGGCAGGGCCCGCTGGGCGGCCTTGACCGCCCAGTAGGTCGCCAGCGCGGCGATCGCGGTCAGCGGCCAGCCCATCCCGATCCGCGCCACCCCCAGCCAGCCGGTCAAATCGGCGTCGTAGAGCAGCCGTTGGACAACGAACCGGGCGCTGAACACCAGCGTCCAGCCGAGCGTGGCGATGTCGAACAC
This is a stretch of genomic DNA from Mycobacterium lacus. It encodes these proteins:
- a CDS encoding HRDC domain-containing protein codes for the protein MCPELSPRGTDLPGSTEPDPTPLMHPADGIPELSVTVSQIEAAAALLDHGTGPFAVDAERASGFRYSNRAYLIQIRRAGAGTVLIDPVSHGGDPLTVLRPVAEVLGQGEWIVHSADQDLPCLAEVGMRPSALYDTELAGRLAGFDRVNLATMVQRLLGLGLAKGHGAADWSRRPLPPAWLNYAALDVELLIELRAAISAVLAEQGKTRWATEEFEYLRTLGERGSPPARRDRWRRTSGLHRVRDRRGLAAVRELWLARDRIAQRRDIAPRRILPDSAIIEAAIADPKTIDDLAALPVFGGRNQRRSAALWLAALEAARESRDLPEEVEQTNGPPPPARWGRRKPEAAARLDAARTALARLSQRVRVPIENLVPPDLVRRLCWEWEGASDPVTAVEEYLRAGQARAWQRELVVPILAAAVTRAADTGAETDENS
- the dxs gene encoding 1-deoxy-D-xylulose-5-phosphate synthase, with translation MLEQIRGPADLQHLSQQQLRHLASEIREFLIHKVAATGGHLGPNLGVVELTLALHRVFDSPHDPIIFDTGHQAYVHKMLTGRCQDFESLRKKGGLSGYPSRAESEHDWVESSHASAALSYADGLAKAFELTGHRNRHVVAVVGDGALTGGMCWEALNNIAASRRPVIIVVNDNGRSYAPTIGGVADHLATLRLQPVYEQALEKGRNVVRAVPLIGEVFYHFLHSVKAGIKDSLSPQLLFTDLGLKYVGPVDGHDERAVEVALRKARGFGRPVIVHVVTRKGMGYPPAEDDEAEQMHSCGVIDPATGQATKIGGPGWTATFSDALIDYGKKRRDIVAITAAMPGPTGLAAFGQRFPDRLFDVGIAEQHAITSAAGLAMGGMHPVVAIYSTFLNRAFDQIMMDVALHKLPVTMVLDRAGITGSDGASHNGMWDLSMLDIVPGIRVAAPRDGTRLREELGEALDVDDGPTAIRFPKGDVGEDIPALERRAGVDVLAVPAAGLNHDVLLVAVGAFASMAVAVAKRLHNQGIGVTVVDPRWVLPVCDGLRELAIEHKLLVTLEDNGVNGGVGAAVSAALRRAEIDVPCRDVGLPQEFYDHASRGEVLADLGLTDQDVARRITGWVAALGACASDNPAVAEIREQLD
- a CDS encoding CBS domain-containing protein; translation: MRAEEFAEDFPVVTIDSNALDAARLLAEHRLPGLLVTDTSGKPYAVLPASQVVRFIVPRYIQDDPSLAGVLNESTADRAAEKLGGKKVRDVLPDRLVDVPSVNADDTIIEVAAAMARLRSPLLAVVKEGRLLGVITASRLLGAALEH
- a CDS encoding ArsB/NhaD family transporter, which translates into the protein MSVIAVAVFVVAYALIASERVNKTLVALVGAAMMTALPVINSHEVFYSRETGIDWDVIFLLLGMMIIVGVLRQTGVFEYVAIWAAKRAGGSPLRIMILLVLVTAVASALLDNVTTVLLVAPVTLLVCDRLAINAAPFLIAEAFASNIGGAATLVGDPPNIIIASKARLSFNDFLIHLAPVVIVVLIVLIAVLPRLFPGAFAVDPERVSDVMSLEEKEAIHDHGLLIKCSAVLVALFAAFIAHAQVHMEPAIVALLGAGILITVSGLHRSDYLSSVEWDTLLFFAGLFIMVGALVQTGVVKQLARLAVTATGGNTLLATMVILAASLVISGVVNNVPYAATMAPIVAELAPSLVDHINPQVLWWALALGTDFGGNLTAVGASANVVILGIAGRADNPISFREFTSKGAVVTVMSLAVGAIYLWLRYFVLS
- a CDS encoding ArsB/NhaD family transporter; translated protein: MSVIAIAVFVVSYVLIAGDRVNKTLAALGGAAIMVATGIVSTHDVFYSHETGIDWDVVFLLLGMMIIVGVLRQTGVFEYVAIWATKRAGGSPLRIMILLVLVMAVGSALLDNVTTVLLIAPVTLLVCDRLAINAAPFLMAEVFASNIGGAATLVGDPPNIIIASRAGLTFNDFLVHMAPIIVIVVAVLVALLPRLVGTCSVDPERVADVMSLEEREAIRDPGLLIKCGVVLVLVFTGFVAHPVLHIEPSAVALLGAGVLIVISGLPRSEYLSSVEWETLLFFAGLFIMVGALVKTGVVDKLARAATEVTGGNGLLTVLLILGVSAPVSGIIDNIPYVATMSPIVTELVAVMPGHVDPDTLWWALALGADLGGNLTAVGASANVVMLGIARRAGAPISFWEFTRKGLVVTAISLALTAVYLWLRYFVLS
- a CDS encoding class I SAM-dependent RNA methyltransferase encodes the protein MTRESAGRELTVVTGAPANGGSCVAHDEGRVIFVRYALPGERVRVRVTADCGSYWHAEAFEIVDASADRIASLCPIAGVDGAGCCDLAFAAPEPARALKAQVVANQLARLGGHHWSGEAEPLSDGGPTGWRTRVRLEVGTDGRPGFHRYHSDELVTDLRCGQLPAGMLDGLAASDWPPGAKLHVAVDDDGRRHVVRSLRQGRRTATTVVEGNYQAAQRVGGRSWRVPVTAFWQAHREAAEVYSRLIADWAQPAAGMTAWDLYGGAGVFAAVLGEAVGESGRVLTVDTSRGSSGAARAALIDMPQVDVVTDSVRRALLAQQAEASRAHVAVLDPPRSGAGRDVIDLLAAVGVPRVVHIGCEAASFARDIGLYVGRGYAVEKIRVFDAFPLTHHTECVALLAR